CGCCCATCTATTATGGTTTACGGAGGAAGTATCCACTCTGGAAAATATAAAGGTGCCTCATTAAATATCGTATCTGCATTTGAGGCTTTAGGACAAAAATTAGCAGGCAATTTAGAAGAAGAAGATTTTCAGGGCGTAATCAAAAATGCTTGTCCTGGAGCAGGTGCATGTGGTGGTATGTATACGGCAAATACGATGGCTTCGGCAATTGAGGCTTTGGGAATGAGTTTGCCTTACAGTTCCTCTTATCCTGCAACGAGCGACGAGAAAAAGAAAGAATGTACAGATGCCGGAAAATATATCCGCATTCTGTTAGAACAAAATATCCTTCCTGCTGATATCATGACTGAAAAGGCATTCCACAATGCAATTGTAACTGTTATGGTCTTAGGTGGTTCTACCAATGCAGTATTGCACTTAATTGCAATGGCTAAATCTGTCGGGTTGAATTTAAAATTAGAAGATTTCCAGAGAATTAGTGACAGTACCCCGGTATTGGGCGACTTAAAACCGAGTGGAACTTACTTAATGGAAGACCTGCACGAAATTGGTGGTGTACCTGCAGTATTAAAATATTTATTAAAAGTAGGATTGGTACATGGTGATTGTTTAACAGTTACCGGTAAAACTTTAGCAGAAAACGTTGCTGAAGCTGCTGACCTGGATTTTGACACCCAGAAAATCATCTTCCCGATAGAAAATCCAATCAAAGAAACGGGTCACCTGCAAATGTTATATGGAAACCTTGCAACTAAAGGTTCGGTAGCTAAGATCAGCGGCAAAGAGGGAGAGAAATTTACAGGTCCTGCGCGTGTTTTTGACGGAGAAAAATCTCTTATGGTTGGTATCCAGAGCGGAAGAGTAAAAAGTGGAGATGTGGTCGTGATCAGACAGGTTGGTCCTAAAGGTGCACCTGGTATGCCGGAGATGCTGAAACCTACTTCATTGATTATTGGCGCAGGTTTAGGTAAATCGGTAGCATTGATTACCGACGGACGTTTCTCTGGTGGAACGCACGGTTTTGTGGTAGGTCATATCACCCCTGAAGCATGGGACGGTGGAAACATAGCCCTGGTTCATGATGATGACATCATTACCATTGACGCAGTAAACAATACAATAAATGTTCACCTGACAGATGAGCAACTGGCTACACGCCGGGTAGTCTGGACACAGTTACCTCCACCCGTCACCAAAGGAGTACTCTACAAATACATTAAGCAAGTAAGCAATGCCAGTGAAGGCTGTGTTACCGATGCCTACACTGATTAACCTAATTTAAAACCTCATTACCTAATAATAAAACAATGGATACAGCACAAGAGGAAGCAACCACCTTAACCGAGCCTAAGAAGACCGTAAACGTTTCAGGTTCGGTAGCTTTATTGGAAGGATTAATTGCCGAAGGCACCGATACCATTTTTGGTTATCCCGGTGGCGCAATTATGCCAATTTATGATGCATTATACGATTATAAAGATAAATTAAAACATATCCTGGTACGTCACGAACAAGGTGGCACACACGCCGGTCAAGGTTACGCACGTACCTCCGGAAAAGTTGGTGTAGTATTCGGTACCAGCGGTCCGGGTGCAACCAACCTGGTTACAGGTTTGGCAGATGCACAGATAGACAGTACACCTATGGTATGTATTACCGGACAGGTTTATGCACACTTATTGGGTACTGATGCTTTCCAGGAAACTGACGTGATCAATATCACCACGCCGGTAACCAAATGGAATTACCAGATTACAGATGCGACAGAAATCCCTGGTGTGTTGGCTAAAGCATTCTACATTGCGCGTAGCGGCAGACCTGGACCTGTCTTGATCGACATCACTAAAAATGCGCAGTTGCAAATGTTCGATTATGAAGGCTATACCCCTTGCGATCATGTACGTAGCTACCGTCCGAAACCACTAATCAGAAAAGAATATATTGAGCAGGCCGCCGAATTGATCAATTCAGCCAAAAAGCCTTTTATATTGTTCGGACAAGGTGTTTCTTTAGGAAATGCAGAGCAAGAGTTCAAAACTTTCGTAGAGAAAAGTGGCATTCCTGCGGCATGGACAATTTTAGGTGCCGGCGCGATCTCAACAGATCATCCTTTAAATGTTGGTATGTTGGGCATGCATGGTAACTATGGTCCTAACGTACAAACCAATGCCTGCGATGTATTGATTGCTGTAGGTATGCGTTTTGACGACCGTGTAACTGGCCGTTTAGACAAATATGCTAAGCAAGCCAAGGTAATCCACTTAGATATTGACCCTGCAGAAATTGATAAAAACGTAAAAGCTGATGTTCCGGTTTGGGGAGATTGTAAAGAAACTTTACCGCTTTTAACTGCATTGATTGAAGAAAAGCAACATACAGAATGGCTGGCTGAATTCAGGGCTTTTGATAAAACTGAACAAGAAACAGTCATTCAGAAAGAATTAAACCCTGGAACAGGAGAAATGACCATGGGCGAAGTAATCAACCAACTGAATGAGTTAACCAAAGGTGAAGCGGTAATTGTAACTGATGTAGGCCAGCACCAGATGGTGGCTTGTCGTTATGCTAAGTTTAACCATACCCGCAGCAACATTACCAGTGGTGGATTGGGAACTATGGGATTTGGCTTACCTGCGGCTATAGGTGCTAAGTTTGGTGCGCCTGACCGTACTGTTGTTGCAGTAATTGGTGACGGTGGTTTTCAGATGACCTTACAGGAATTAGGTACCATTATGCAAAGTGGTATAGATGTAAAGATCATGATCCTGAACAATAGGTTCCTAGGTATGGTTCGTCAGTGGCAACAGTTATTCCACGACAAGCGTTATTCGTTTGTAGACATCGCCAGTCCGGATTTTGTAAAGCTGGCCGATTCTTATTACATCGCCGGCAGAAAAATCTCTGAGCGTGATGACTTGGTTAGCGCTTTAACAGACATGCTAAACCATAAAGGCTCCTACCTTTTAGAAGTAATGGTTGCCCAGGAACACAATGTGTTCCCAATGGTTCCCCAAGGTAGCAGTGTTAGTGAAATCAGACTTAAATAATTAAAGACCATGAGCAATTCGCAGGATATAGAATTAAATGGAAAGCAGGAATTTACGATCACTGCATATACCGAAAATCAG
This is a stretch of genomic DNA from Candidatus Pedobacter colombiensis. It encodes these proteins:
- the ilvB gene encoding biosynthetic-type acetolactate synthase large subunit, with product MDTAQEEATTLTEPKKTVNVSGSVALLEGLIAEGTDTIFGYPGGAIMPIYDALYDYKDKLKHILVRHEQGGTHAGQGYARTSGKVGVVFGTSGPGATNLVTGLADAQIDSTPMVCITGQVYAHLLGTDAFQETDVINITTPVTKWNYQITDATEIPGVLAKAFYIARSGRPGPVLIDITKNAQLQMFDYEGYTPCDHVRSYRPKPLIRKEYIEQAAELINSAKKPFILFGQGVSLGNAEQEFKTFVEKSGIPAAWTILGAGAISTDHPLNVGMLGMHGNYGPNVQTNACDVLIAVGMRFDDRVTGRLDKYAKQAKVIHLDIDPAEIDKNVKADVPVWGDCKETLPLLTALIEEKQHTEWLAEFRAFDKTEQETVIQKELNPGTGEMTMGEVINQLNELTKGEAVIVTDVGQHQMVACRYAKFNHTRSNITSGGLGTMGFGLPAAIGAKFGAPDRTVVAVIGDGGFQMTLQELGTIMQSGIDVKIMILNNRFLGMVRQWQQLFHDKRYSFVDIASPDFVKLADSYYIAGRKISERDDLVSALTDMLNHKGSYLLEVMVAQEHNVFPMVPQGSSVSEIRLK
- the ilvD gene encoding dihydroxy-acid dehydratase, encoding MSQTPEINRYSKTFTQDPTQPAAQAMLYGIGLTKADMDKAQVGIASMGYDGNTCNMHLNDLAQIVKKGVWNNDMVGLTFGTIGVSDGMSNGTDGMRYSLVSRDVIADSIETICGGQYYDGLITIPGCDKNMPGSIMAMGRLNRPSIMVYGGSIHSGKYKGASLNIVSAFEALGQKLAGNLEEEDFQGVIKNACPGAGACGGMYTANTMASAIEALGMSLPYSSSYPATSDEKKKECTDAGKYIRILLEQNILPADIMTEKAFHNAIVTVMVLGGSTNAVLHLIAMAKSVGLNLKLEDFQRISDSTPVLGDLKPSGTYLMEDLHEIGGVPAVLKYLLKVGLVHGDCLTVTGKTLAENVAEAADLDFDTQKIIFPIENPIKETGHLQMLYGNLATKGSVAKISGKEGEKFTGPARVFDGEKSLMVGIQSGRVKSGDVVVIRQVGPKGAPGMPEMLKPTSLIIGAGLGKSVALITDGRFSGGTHGFVVGHITPEAWDGGNIALVHDDDIITIDAVNNTINVHLTDEQLATRRVVWTQLPPPVTKGVLYKYIKQVSNASEGCVTDAYTD